A stretch of the Archangium violaceum genome encodes the following:
- a CDS encoding PTS sugar transporter subunit IIA, with product MRFTDYLSEDCICPDLRVQDKAGVLHELAGMLAARTRAPRQMLEEQLVARERISSTAIGEGVAIPHCRFDRLRQITACVAVDPEGVDFDARDGRPVRLFVTLASPTHAPGTHLSVLARIAALLRDARLRQALVEAGSPAAIRALLVRAEDDYLASQFPRHDVSQHASGL from the coding sequence ATGCGCTTCACCGATTACCTGTCGGAGGACTGCATCTGTCCGGACCTGAGGGTCCAGGACAAGGCGGGGGTGTTGCACGAGCTGGCCGGAATGCTGGCGGCGAGGACGAGAGCCCCGCGGCAGATGCTCGAGGAGCAGCTCGTGGCCCGGGAGCGCATCTCCAGTACGGCCATCGGTGAGGGCGTGGCCATTCCCCACTGCCGGTTCGACCGGTTGCGGCAGATCACCGCCTGTGTCGCCGTGGACCCCGAGGGGGTGGACTTCGACGCCCGGGATGGCAGGCCGGTGCGGCTCTTCGTGACGCTCGCCTCGCCGACGCATGCGCCGGGTACGCACCTCAGCGTGCTCGCGCGCATCGCGGCGCTGCTGAGGGATGCCCGGCTGCGGCAGGCGCTGGTGGAGGCCGGCTCTCCCGCCGCCATCCGCGCGCTCCTGGTGCGGGCCGAGGATGACTACCTGGCCAGCCAGTTCCCCCGTCACGACGTCAGCCAGCACGCCAGTGGCCTCTGA